From the Clostridiales bacterium FE2011 genome, one window contains:
- a CDS encoding rhamnogalacturonan acetylesterase, translating into MQIFICGDSTAASYRAGETRMVGWGQLLGDFLPGVSVVNLAMAGRSTKTFLAENRLQPAEKACPGDLILIQFAHNDENEKKPERYAAPWTEYTENLRFFIRFARERNAVPILLTSICMRIWQDGKLQPTHGEYPAAMRSVAEEMQVPLIDLYSESFRIVEAMGEEGSKALFMHFSPGEDPAYPEGLQDNAHTQRAGAERFAAAAARELKTLGYILPAEKE; encoded by the coding sequence ATGCAAATTTTTATCTGCGGCGATTCCACCGCCGCCTCCTATCGAGCCGGGGAAACCAGGATGGTTGGCTGGGGGCAGTTGCTGGGGGATTTTCTTCCCGGGGTTTCCGTTGTGAATCTGGCGATGGCCGGGCGGAGCACGAAAACCTTCCTGGCTGAAAACAGGCTGCAGCCGGCGGAAAAAGCATGCCCCGGCGACCTGATCCTGATTCAGTTTGCCCATAATGATGAGAATGAAAAAAAGCCGGAGCGCTATGCGGCACCCTGGACGGAGTATACGGAGAATCTTCGCTTTTTTATCCGCTTTGCGAGGGAAAGGAACGCAGTACCGATCCTGCTGACATCCATCTGCATGCGGATCTGGCAGGACGGGAAACTGCAGCCGACCCATGGGGAATACCCGGCGGCCATGCGGTCTGTGGCGGAAGAAATGCAGGTTCCGCTGATCGACCTGTACTCGGAAAGTTTCCGGATCGTCGAAGCAATGGGAGAAGAGGGGAGCAAAGCCCTGTTTATGCATTTCTCTCCCGGTGAGGATCCTGCTTATCCGGAAGGGCTGCAGGACAACGCGCATACGCAGCGGGCCGGCGCGGAGCGCTTTGCTGCCGCCGCGGCCCGGGAACTGAAGACCCTGGGATATATTTTACCGGCAGAAAAGGAATAA